GTACCACGGGGCATCTTCGTGCGTCATACGTCCGACCAATTGGTGCCATTGGTCGTAAAATCGATAATCGTTATCCTTGCGCAGCTGTATAATCAGCTCCTTACGGAGCCGATTCTGCTTTTCGACGCTATTACGTGTTATTTGCATTGCCGCTACCGTACACGAGTAGATTAGCTTCTCTTGCCGTGCGATCGATTTCATAATCGTTTGCTCCTGATCATTCATACTGATCGCTCGCAAATATTCGAAATCTTTTAACGTCTGCGTCAAGTTCCAGCTGGCACCGTGCGACAACCCGCCGTCAATGGATTGATAGAACGTATTGACCAGTCGCAATTCTTCCAGCGGGATGTGCTTTTGATTAAGCAATAGTATGCTCTGGACAAACACCTTCAACATTTTAACGTCACAGATCGCCGACAGATGGTTGCCACCACTCTCTAGGTAGTGTCCCAGCTGCCGGATGGTGTAGATTTTCAGCCGGATCGTACGTTTTGGTAAAAGGCACCAAAGGATAATATTGCCACCGCGCGGATTGCCGTTCAATGTACGATTCAGCAAGTGCCGGACGAGGGCCATTTCTGCATCGGAGAGATCACTTTCGGGATCACTGTTAGTGACGAATTGTATTGCCTTATCGTGCAGTCGGTTGAAACGTGTCTTTATTTCAGCTTTCGAGAGATTACATCCTACCAGCTCGACGGTGAAAGCTGTTGAAAGATAATCAAAGTTTATTTGGTTACAATTCATAAGCCACAAGAAACGCTTATGTATCCTCGGAATAAACATCTTCTTACAAAACGATACTTACAAGTATTCTTATTGCCAATGATTGATTGCTTTGGAcgaaagataaatatttgGAGCACATTGCGTAGTAGTGCTGCATGAAGATCACGTACCCCTTTCGTTACACGTTCGTTCTTGTGTTTTTGCGCAACCGTTAGCCCGTTTAATAAATCCCAAAATggctgcaaataaaaaatgaaaatcatttaaacaaCTATCGATCGTTTGACTGTTTCAAGGACCAAACACACTTACATTAGCGACATTGCTCAATATCATTAGATGCGAAAAGCTGGTCAAAAACTCAAGCAAGTAGGTTCGGCTTTCCTCTTGGACGAGTTCTTCCTTTTCGTTCATCTTCGCCGCCGTTTTTACCAGTGCCCACACGAGCCCGTTATCGATCATATGTTGACCGGCACGGCGACGATGCTTCGTACAGATGTACTCAATCACGTGCAGCACACTGCGAAACAGCGTTGGATCGATGTGTGCCTGTATCAGGATCGCTATTAACACGTTCAGACCATTCTCGCGCACCACTTCCACCGAACCTTCCTGCAATAGCGTCGCCAATGGATGATCTTCGCCCCGATCCATCGCTAGCGGTGTATGCGATTTCGTGATCCACCGATAGCAACTACCGAGCAGCTCTGCATTCACACTGTGCGTCCCGATCTGATTAGCCAGATGGTACCAAAACACCTTCGACTGTTCTTCGCTGTACTGCTGCAATAACACACCGCCACCAGATTGACCCATGGCACTCCCAGTAGGGCTACTACCACCCATCCTGGCACTGTCAATCCGATCATCAATTACCGCCACCAGATTCAGCAGCATGGTGCGAATGCGAATGTTACCATTATTCGCCAGAATGAGCATTGTTTCGAGGATACGGTTTTCGCCACTCAAGAACTTACACGCATCCCGGTCGGGCAGAATGAGCAGAAAGTCGCACATGATGCGCAGGAAACTTTCCTGTAAAAAGTCATTCCCGGTGGCGAAATAGTTTTGTTCGAAAAATTTGTACCGAATCGCAGCGGACGTTGCGGACGATGATGAGGAGGTTGGTGCGCTATGCGATTGACTTTGATGCTGACCGCTGATCCGGTTCAGATCATTCCGTGGGCAAGATCTCGGTGAACCGCTGGCAGCAATCCTTGGTGATCCGAATTGTTTCTTTCTGCTGCCGGAGGTTGCTCTTATATTGGGTGAACTTTTCAATCGCCTTAACTTCCGCTTTCCGTTTCCACGTTTGTCGATACCGTCAAGCAAACTTTTACGCCTCAGCTTACCTTCGGCAATGGCAATGTTAAGCTTTTCGTAATATTCCTCACTACCTACACCACCATCGGGAGAGTTTAGTTTAGGACTTTTCGGTGCATTCGCTACTGGACTGCGATGCTTCTCATCGATCGACACCGTCGTCCCTGTGCTGCTGTTCGGATTCGTCGAAGCGGTCTGGCTGGTGTCTATAATGAAACTCGTTGTTGCTGACTCGAGTGAACTGCTTCCACCGATCGTAAGTGGTATAATTTTGCGCAGCTGTGACTGTGGCCGAAGACGGCGATCTCTAAGCTGCATCTTGGGGGTTGGTGGTCCACTGCTAGCGCCACTACTGCTCGTAATCGTCCGGTCACTGCGTTTCCCCCCACCCCCGAACTGGTTCGGGCTGATGTTGAAGTAAAACTTTTGACGATCGTGCGTCACGTAGCTGTCGGTGGGCTTATGCATCAGCAGCAATAGCTCCATGATTTCATTCAACAGTGCCACCTTTGGCGGCGTGGAAGACAGGATCGCTATCAACGAAACGAGCAAATCTGCTGCTTTGCGTGAgatttttaccgtttttgcCGGAATAACGAAGTTTACGCGACAAAAATCGATCAAGGCCGAAACGAGCGAAGCGTCCTGCAAGCGCTGGCAGTTGTACATCATGCCCGGGTGCTTATCGCGTGTGGCAGTAGCCAGCGCGGATAGTAGAAGATCAAGCACCTCCTCCGACTGATCGATCCAgatttgaaagttttccaacaGGAACGTTATCATGCCTGGGTAGCGAATGCGGGCAGATGAAGTGGGCAGTACGCGGTAGTGGTCACCACGCTTTGCCACGATTGGTTGGTCAAACGCCAGCTCCAACAGCGCCGTCAGCAGTGCAATATCTTTGTTACACTTTTTGCTCTTCAGCACCACTCCGATCAGTTCGAGATAGTTACACTGTACGAACTCGTTGAAGAAATCTTGATTAGAATGCGCGACGCGTAACAGCAACTTGAGCGCGGCAACATGTAGGGCCGGTGTATCGCTAATTTCTACCACACGGGCGAAGTACACGAGCATCACGGAAACACCGCCAGCGATCAGTAACGATCGCTGCAGCGATTCGATTTCCATCGCTTTTAGCTTGCCGGCAAACGACATGAGACCAAGGTTCTGATGGCGTCCCACAAAAGAATCCATTTTGTTGGGAGTCAAGTACCCGACGTGAGTTCGCTCTAGGAGTTGCAGCGAACCTACCATGCGTAGATCGTTCACGGACAGTTTGGATAAGTTTAGCGTGCCATAGTTAGGAATCATGTAACCGGTAGCGAACGCTACAAAGCTCGTAACATTTGGCCCGATTGCGTACAGATTCGCCAACACGGCTTCGTCCGTAATGCAACGGCTGAACAGGTGAACAACTGCAAGTCCATACCCGACGGaacattcattcaattcacTAGCCCGGTGGCCTACGGTGAGGACGGTTAGGTCCGTGTCCATGTGTATCTTGCAGGGATTCGGGAGCGAAAACTGTGCCAACTGCTGCACACCGTCGTTCATGACCGTTACCTGTACTTCATCGTCGTTCTGCTGCACGGCGAAGGTTAGCATTGACCAGCAACCTTCGGGAACACACCAATCCTGCCCGACCGTACACTGGCGTAGATTCACATCCATCGTTGCATTGTCTACCCGTTTCAGTGGGGTCAACCCGACGCCCTGCTCAGTCGAATCCTTCCGTCCCTGTCCGACGGGTAGTTGCTTGAAGCAATACACACATTGCGCACGTGGTGTATCAACCATAAACGCGTGTGATGCCGCATCAGTAATCCCACGCAGCAAATGTTTGTACATCCACAAGTGTTGCATTTCTTTGGCACAATTATCGCAGCATTCCGTTCTTTTGATCGCTTTGCTGAGATACTGCTTCGTGTTGCTGGGTGTTATTAGACAGTCCGGCTTACTGTAGCGTACCACCAGTTGACGCTGAGTGTTGAAATATATCGACAACATTTGCTTCTCGCTGCCCACGGACAGTAGGTGCGTAAAGTCGGTTTGCTGACGATCCGCGAGCTGTGCCACCCGAACCCAAGCCGACACGGTAAATCCATTCCCGTGCCAAGGGTAGAAGTTTGCGTAATTCATTGGTACGATTGTGGAAGCATCGGTGAAGCCGCTGTGTACATTGAAACAGAAATGATGTTCCCGTAGGAAGGTGATTTTCTTGGCCAACAGTACATCGCATGAAGAAGTAAATGTGCGATCAGCGTGCAGCACTGGGAATTGCACACACTGATAACATTCGACAACGGAACCGGCTTCGAAAAGGTTCGTTAGCTTGGTAAGAATCAATTGCACCGGGGGATCCTTATGGCTCAACAGTTGCATGAATTTGATCAGCACCTCAGGCACGTCCAGATCGACGATCAAATCAACTATGGCAGCCTGTAGCTCCTTTAGCCGTGCGTCACTGGTTTGCAGCACCGTTGCAAAGCCACGGATGAGATACAGCGAACCTCCGAGATGGTTGCGTATGATGTTTAGCTTCACGACCATCTGTGCCAGTACGGGGCACCAGTGTTCGGGACGTTCCACACAGCGGCGCGACAGTTCTACCAGTATTTCCGTAACGATCGTACAGATTTGTTCGTTTGCCAAACGGTTTGTGCTGCACTGTTTCATTCCGCCAGCCGTCTCTTTCCTTGTGCTCAGTTCCGTTGGACAGTAAGCGTCGATTTCTACATCTCCCTCGTACCCATCTTCACGTGCCGTTGTATACGAATCATCTGTCGAGCTTAAATCATCGGTCTCATCGTCATGGTACAGTGACACCGTTAACAAATCGATCTCATCCTCCTGCAGCGACATTTTGGCGTAATGGTTCCTTTCCCGTCCGGAATCGTTTTCCTGCCGCATAAAGTTCAGTGCTTGGGTTGATTCTTTGCGCATTTCTGCCACCTTTAGTAGCGCGTGTAGCACATTGATAACATTGTTGGCCGTGTTAGGACAGTCCCAGTCCTTCGTAGCACAGTTCAACAATAGTTTTTTCAATTCGATTAACGCAACCTGCATCGTGTTTGCTGTAAAAAAGACGCACAGAAGAAACACTTTATCAATGCAAAAATTGTTACTTAATATATAATACAATCTCTCCAGTTTAACTCAGTCCTCTCGTGAACCACATCTAATGAATGAGAGTGTTTCAACCGAAGTGCAAAGCAAATGTACAAACGTCTGTGAGCGTTTTCTTAATaagtttgtatgtgtgtgtagagGGCTTTTTCATTTATAAGGTTTCACTAACGATATGAACGTTTAAAGATTTCCACACAACGCCCTACATCATACGAACGACACAAAGAAAGGAACACGGCCGTGAGTAGTACATTCAATTGAAACACAACCAGATCGAATTCCATTCGATCCACAACCCCCTGCCGTTATCCTCGCCCTCTTATACAACCCACCGTACATCAAGCTAAACTTACCAAGCTCCGGTTTTAGGTTTTCACATTCATCAGCACCATCGGTTAAACCATTCGTAAGCAGCTGCATCGAGGCCATTATTGTTTCGAGCAGGTTTGTTAACTTTTTCTTAACATTTGCATTCCCTGGATCCGCTAGCAGCTTTCTTGCCTCCAGTGGCAAAGCCATCAGACGTCGTTTGATGGCCACTGGGTCGCGCTGTCCGGAGTCCGAACCGCCAAGAATATCTTCCATCAGGTGGCTAAGGATCTGCCGTATATTGAACAGCTCCGATAGAGACCATTTCTTTTCCAGTTTGCTGCTGTTATTAGTTGATTGACTAGCTGGGAACAAAAATTCCCTTTGCAGTTCGTCATTGATCGTGGCGAGTTGCAGTTCGCGCAAGAAAGAATAATCGTCCTCCTCTTCCAACCAACCGGTAGTGGGTGTAGTGGATTCCGCACCTGCTCGATGTATGTTGCTTAAATCTCCGGTAGCACTGTAGTGCAAGCTTGCGCTAGATAACGAACCGTCTAAAAGTTGATCGTTGAAATGAAAGATATTAAGTACGCTTTTACGTTCCGGTTCGTATTGAaaattttgcatattttcagCCTGGTTCGCTGCCAATGGTGGTTCGGTGACTAATGCTTCCGGTTCATGCGAAGTAATAGAGCCACCGTGGAAAAGACAAATGCTAGCGAGGTTGTGCGCTAGCTCCAGACAGTGCTTGACTCCAGTTACCCCATCATAACGTTGCAAGAATTGTTTTAGGAAACGATGGCTTTCCTTCAGTAACTGTCGAACTGTTTTCCAGTGCTCCAGATGTAATTGAAGCATCGTTTCCAGGGGAATCGTACATCGTGTTCTAATGACTGTCGCTGTGTTTCTAACAGGTTTAAGCGAAATGCCTACCTTACTGTCGGAAATAGTTGCAAAAAGGTTTCCCATATAAGTGATCTGTTCATCCAAGTGATCGAAAAGCATTTCGACCAATTTGTTCACAAACTCTTCGGGCAACGATTCATCCCGAATGCCTGTGGTCATGATCAGGTGCATACTGTGTGCGAACTCGACACGCCCGCTAAGAACACGCAACAGTACTAGATTTTCATCGCGGTAGAACAAATTCATTTCCCGTTGTTCCTGTTTAGCGACGACTCGACAGATGATCAACAGACACGCGTTAACAATCTCCTTCCAACCTTCATCCTCGGGGGATGATCCGTAGACGAGCTGCTCCGACTCCGTCCTTTCGATCAAACGCTGCAATTCACTTTGCAGCTGCTTTTGTACCAGCTCCTGTAGCAAAAACGATCGCAATCGGTACGGGATAACGCGGGCAATATCGAGTAGGTAACGCAAAAACGTTGGCATGCGCGATCGATTCTCGATTCGTTTGAACTCACCAAACGCCTCCCGGTGGGTGCGGCAGAACTGCTCGTAGAACGTATTTGCCGCATGGTCCGATTCGCACGTTGCGCACTGTGATCGGTTGAAAATCGCATGGACGACGGCACGACTCGCAAAGTTAAGCCGCAGCTTCGGTATTAGTTCATCGTTCGAAAGTTTCATTAGCACCTCGAGCGTGTGTGCGTTCGTGTTGCAACAGCATAGTTGATACACCTTGAAGAAGTTTACCATTAACCGTTGGTCGGTGTGCTTCACCTGGGGGAACAGATTTAGCAACAGATTCTCCAGTGCACACACGTACCCGTGCCGTGCGTCCTGCCGGGAATGATGCAGCCGGAACCGGCTTTTGCGCGTTCTTCTGCAGTTGCCTCTAGTAGGTGCAAGAGCAAAGATGAAATTTTGCAACATCGTGATCAGTATTTCAACTAACCCAGAAGAGCACGAGTGCATCGTTTGTATCCACGGTACCACGACACCGTTGTTATTACCGATCGCACCGATCCGCGAACCGAGCTGCAGGAAGCTGTACGTATGCTTCACAATGTCGAGATTACTTTCAAGCAGTTTAAATATCGTTAAAAACAATTGCTCACTCACAACGTTGTCGCAAAAGTGCAGAAACGATTGATTTACCGCGGAAACAATCGTGTAGATGAGATTGTACGTAAACTCGGTCGAAAGCGCATCGCAGTTTTGGTCGCGCAGTTCTTCCTTTAGCAGCTCGACCATATCCGTAGCAACTGTGCGCAGGCTGAGATCGTTCGAATCGAGCGTTTGCAGAAAAAACATATTGTTCAGGCACAGCATCACAAGACCGAGCAGTTTGTGGCGTATAACGAACCGATTGTCCATACTTTCTTCGAACCGTTCCTGGCGTTTTAGTTGCTCGAGCGCAACGCGCAAACAGGACACAGTTACGGAGTTCTCATCGATGGTAAGCACATTTTCGTGTACGATCAAACTTTCCAGCAGGTTTAGAACGGTCAGCGTAAACTCGTCTTGCGTAAGTGTTTTCGCCGATTCGCTGATCGGGCGACGGTGCAAGTGCTGTGCCGCCTTGGAATAGTCGACTGTAGAAGCGAATGTATTGGGACCGCTCAGCTGGCGCATGAACGCCGTCGATAACTGTGCTGGTCTGTTCTGTGTGTTTCGCTTTATGCTATCGCGATGCCATTCACCGTTGTAGGAACGCATTTTTAAAACAGTTCTTAGAAACTGCCCGTATCCTTGTGGCAATAGTAGCGGCACGATGGTAGGATAAGGTTCCGTGTTCCACTTCGTTGTCGGTAGTATTCGTACCAGAACCGCAGCTATCTCCCGACTGTTTGCAATGTCCTGCGGATATAGGAGAAATATCAGTTAAAAATTACACTACACTCTAGTTCGTTATTGTAAAATACGCTGTTTTACACCTACTTTGGCACCAATTTTGGATAGCGTCCTTAGTAACAGACCACCGATTCCATTGAGAAAGAAATCCTTCAACCACTGGCAACGACTTTCGCTGCTATCCTCCGCATGCGCGGGTAATTCAACCTGAAAA
This region of Anopheles marshallii chromosome 2, idAnoMarsDA_429_01, whole genome shotgun sequence genomic DNA includes:
- the LOC128707505 gene encoding lysosomal-trafficking regulator, with product MALETADRVIGQLCELWAQIYDSHSSVDIYQRKAEIEQFLEGFNQLTEGDRLHLDRRNRYENISSALSRQLLLLIYEICDPTVKRYARVDTTPSAEVTHNSNSSTLPPHDNVASETGKCNSKIDSNSTEEDVELPAHAEDSSESRCQWLKDFFLNGIGGLLLRTLSKIGAKDIANSREIAAVLVRILPTTKWNTEPYPTIVPLLLPQGYGQFLRTVLKMRSYNGEWHRDSIKRNTQNRPAQLSTAFMRQLSGPNTFASTVDYSKAAQHLHRRPISESAKTLTQDEFTLTVLNLLESLIVHENVLTIDENSVTVSCLRVALEQLKRQERFEESMDNRFVIRHKLLGLVMLCLNNMFFLQTLDSNDLSLRTVATDMVELLKEELRDQNCDALSTEFTYNLIYTIVSAVNQSFLHFCDNVVSEQLFLTIFKLLESNLDIVKHTYSFLQLGSRIGAIGNNNGVVVPWIQTMHSCSSGLVEILITMLQNFIFALAPTRGNCRRTRKSRFRLHHSRQDARHGYVCALENLLLNLFPQVKHTDQRLMVNFFKVYQLCCCNTNAHTLEVLMKLSNDELIPKLRLNFASRAVVHAIFNRSQCATCESDHAANTFYEQFCRTHREAFGEFKRIENRSRMPTFLRYLLDIARVIPYRLRSFLLQELVQKQLQSELQRLIERTESEQLVYGSSPEDEGWKEIVNACLLIICRVVAKQEQREMNLFYRDENLVLLRVLSGRVEFAHSMHLIMTTGIRDESLPEEFVNKLVEMLFDHLDEQITYMGNLFATISDSKVGISLKPVRNTATVIRTRCTIPLETMLQLHLEHWKTVRQLLKESHRFLKQFLQRYDGVTGVKHCLELAHNLASICLFHGGSITSHEPEALVTEPPLAANQAENMQNFQYEPERKSVLNIFHFNDQLLDGSLSSASLHYSATGDLSNIHRAGAESTTPTTGWLEEEDDYSFLRELQLATINDELQREFLFPASQSTNNSSKLEKKWSLSELFNIRQILSHLMEDILGGSDSGQRDPVAIKRRLMALPLEARKLLADPGNANVKKKLTNLLETIMASMQLLTNGLTDGADECENLKPELANTMQVALIELKKLLLNCATKDWDCPNTANNVINVLHALLKVAEMRKESTQALNFMRQENDSGRERNHYAKMSLQEDEIDLLTVSLYHDDETDDLSSTDDSYTTAREDGYEGDVEIDAYCPTELSTRKETAGGMKQCSTNRLANEQICTIVTEILVELSRRCVERPEHWCPVLAQMVVKLNIIRNHLGGSLYLIRGFATVLQTSDARLKELQAAIVDLIVDLDVPEVLIKFMQLLSHKDPPVQLILTKLTNLFEAGSVVECYQCVQFPVLHADRTFTSSCDVLLAKKITFLREHHFCFNVHSGFTDASTIVPMNYANFYPWHGNGFTVSAWVRVAQLADRQQTDFTHLLSVGSEKQMLSIYFNTQRQLVVRYSKPDCLITPSNTKQYLSKAIKRTECCDNCAKEMQHLWMYKHLLRGITDAASHAFMVDTPRAQCVYCFKQLPVGQGRKDSTEQGVGLTPLKRVDNATMDVNLRQCTVGQDWCVPEGCWSMLTFAVQQNDDEVQVTVMNDGVQQLAQFSLPNPCKIHMDTDLTVLTVGHRASELNECSVGYGLAVVHLFSRCITDEAVLANLYAIGPNVTSFVAFATGYMIPNYGTLNLSKLSVNDLRMVGSLQLLERTHVGYLTPNKMDSFVGRHQNLGLMSFAGKLKAMEIESLQRSLLIAGGVSVMLVYFARVVEISDTPALHVAALKLLLRVAHSNQDFFNEFVQCNYLELIGVVLKSKKCNKDIALLTALLELAFDQPIVAKRGDHYRVLPTSSARIRYPGMITFLLENFQIWIDQSEEVLDLLLSALATATRDKHPGMMYNCQRLQDASLVSALIDFCRVNFVIPAKTVKISRKAADLLVSLIAILSSTPPKVALLNEIMELLLLMHKPTDSYVTHDRQKFYFNISPNQFGGGGKRSDRTITSSSGASSGPPTPKMQLRDRRLRPQSQLRKIIPLTIGGSSSLESATTSFIIDTSQTASTNPNSSTGTTVSIDEKHRSPVANAPKSPKLNSPDGGVGSEEYYEKLNIAIAEGKLRRKSLLDGIDKRGNGKRKLRRLKSSPNIRATSGSRKKQFGSPRIAASGSPRSCPRNDLNRISGQHQSQSHSAPTSSSSSATSAAIRYKFFEQNYFATGNDFLQESFLRIMCDFLLILPDRDACKFLSGENRILETMLILANNGNIRIRTMLLNLVAVIDDRIDSARMGGSSPTGSAMGQSGGGVLLQQYSEEQSKVFWYHLANQIGTHSVNAELLGSCYRWITKSHTPLAMDRGEDHPLATLLQEGSVEVVRENGLNVLIAILIQAHIDPTLFRSVLHVIEYICTKHRRRAGQHMIDNGLVWALVKTAAKMNEKEELVQEESRTYLLEFLTSFSHLMILSNVANPFWDLLNGLTVAQKHKNERVTKGVRDLHAALLRNVLQIFIFRPKQSIIGNKNTSFTVELVGCNLSKAEIKTRFNRLHDKAIQFVTNSDPESDLSDAEMALVRHLLNRTLNGNPRGGNIILWCLLPKRTIRLKIYTIRQLGHYLESGGNHLSAICDVKMLKVFVQSILLLNQKHIPLEELRLVNTFYQSIDGGLSHGASWNLTQTLKDFEYLRAISMNDQEQTIMKSIARQEKLIYSCTVAAMQITRNSVEKQNRLRKELIIQLRKDNDYRFYDQWHQLVGRMTHEDAPWYAARHYPNSWELDDTFGPDMALKRMRRCQMTIDRRFLLKEAMPENSDKQENEREHTPLLAYLFSNDYRHEYSVEDQVLYTFTVRKSSPSRELECECIITSTELVLKPYEAGELEIYDLHDITKIWTKRFEHQESAVEVFLKCGKSLFIVFDRDPSERDTFEGFFHDLVVRCGRQELDQHTQQWREGALSNWEYLMLLNQISGRTYHDLMQYPVYPWILANYDTRTLDLLAERSFRLLEKPIAVQHRELEKHYINNYNHLRQAESGDPDGGRRKIQPYHYSSHYSNSGTVLHFLVRVLPFTSLFLQYQDDSFDIPDRTFHSLQTTWNLASKDSPTDVKELIPEFFTFPEFLENQEGFDFGTRQSGEPVNHVELPAWCNGSARLFVLIHRQALEANIVRRQLSHWIDLIFGYKQTGQAAIDAINVFHPATYCDFTAADIDDPVMKLALETMVKTYGQMPLRLFDTAHPPPAMNPLLANPPKVLETVVGLRWGLYCGSPILADPKLVDVWEKLSKELLGVERGTLPPASLITLDGQKVYVLPEKMNVFCATTQGTGAKKHYTISWGETDDRLRIRLLQDSGPTERSRELIYGSSSFAYDPITACGSDPHCTSIFFGHRSGRIVVFHQRSRRRRVSFFNQNMQPAVTMMSRSRSSSFRRWIDRKSANLRRRLEMDPDEQQQQAQSEQRIPHDDQMEWTYPIQLLKHRAPISAIRVSMEYKIVVSVSIDGCAAIWDVNSLTYVREIPRPVNMLHSMISQIAISPTLGDIVLVHSANASRGRSFGGPESWSSATLVEDDDSFEVTENYNADYVNVTMGTNRRDQLRLYTVNAQYVEHVFVESPIQAITYSSIKEGCGVNCIAVALESGIVRFYSSWNFALLREVNVEPNGIKCALFSKYQHLLLLTANNTVQTWTAEGLPGVLPSIQEPYQNGV